CTCCACCGCAAGATGGGATCTCACCCGGGAGACGAAATCCTCCTCCGAGAACCCCGGCACCGAGTGGATCCCTCTGTGGGTGGGAAGGATCACGATCCCCTCGTCGTCCATGTTGCACAGGAACATGAGGACGTGCTCGTATGCAGCGTCCTCCCGCGCGCCGTGCCTCCTCCTCCTCTCGTCCCGGAAGGCGAGCGCCGTCTCGTACCGGTGATGCCCGTCGGCGATGAACACGCTCTTGTCCGACATCTTCTCCGTGGCGGCCGCAAGGGACGCGGGGTCGGTGACCCTCCACATCCGGTGCTTCACGCCGAGGTCGTCGGTGACCGAGAAATCCGGCCGTCCCGGCATCTTTTCCCGCAGCGCCTTGGCCGCCTCGTCCCGCGGATCGGAATAGAGCCCGAAGATGGGGCTCGTGTTCGCCTCCGTCGCGTGCATGAGGGAAAGCCTGTCCTCCTTCGGCCGGGAATGGGTCTTCTCGTGGGGGAGCACCACCCCCTCCCCGAAGGCGGACAGCCGAAGGGCCCCGAGGAATCCTTTCCGGACGAACACACCCCGGCCGGAAAGGGAAAACTCCTGCTCGTAATAGTACAGGGAGGGGGACGTGTCCCGGACGAGCGTCCCCTCGGAGAGCCACTGCCGGTAGGAGGCCGCCCCCCGGGTGTACTTGTTGACACCCGGGCCGTCGCCTTCCGCATCGAGGCCGAAGTCGATCCAGACGATGTTGCGGGGATGGCGCCGGTGGAGGGCTTTCTGCTCCTCCGGGGAGATCACGTCGTACGGCTGGGATACGACCAGCGACAGGTCGGGAACCCGCGACAGATCGTAATGGATCCCTCGAAACGGAGACACGATGGCCATCTTCCTACCCCTTCCCAAGAAAATCGGTAATGGTCCGGAAGGGGATCACCCCCTCCCGCAGGAGGAGAACGTCGTCCTCCTCGACGAGCACTACGGTCGAGCCGTGCGGAAGGAGGGGGATTTCCTCCCCCCCGGATGCCGGCGATGGTCCGTCCCACAGGATCCAGTCCACATCGCCCGTGAATTCATTCACGATCTCCTCGGCCGTTCTCCAGAGGCCGGGATTTCCCGAGCGGTTGGCCGATGTCCCCGTGATCGCCCCCCCGGCCGCCTTGGCCAGCGTCCGGGCGACCGGGTGGTCGGGGACCCGCAGACCCACCGTCCCCGTTCCCCCGGTGACGGCCTCCGTTAGGCCAGGCGCCGCGGGGAGCACGATGGTCAGCGCCCCCGGCCAGAACTTCTCCATCAGGCGGGTCGCCCCCCGGGGGATGCTCCGGGCAAGGGAAAACGTCCTCGCGGGTTCGTCGAGCAAGAGAGGGATCGGCTTCCCCCCCTCCCGTCCCTTCGCGGAGAGAAGACGCCCGATCGCCTTCTGCGAGGTGGGGGCCACCCCGAGCCCGTAGAGCGTGTCCGTCGGATAGATCACCATCCCCCCCCCACGCAGCGATTTGATCACCGCCGCAGGCAGGAAGGAGACGCTTCTCGCGTCCAGGCGGACCAGGCGGGTCATCCCGCGCCATCCCCGTCCAGCACGATGAGGTCCCCCTCGGGCCGCCCGAGAACCCGGGAGACGACGGGGCACTTGCACCGGAACAGGAAGAAGGCGTTGCGGACGCGCCCGAAAAGGGTTTCGAAATTCGCCTGCCCCTTCGATAGGATCAGATCGGAAAGCATGATCCTGTCCCGGAACTCCCGCGAGCAGAGCCCGAGGTCGGTACCCACCCCCCGGTTCCCGTTCGAGACGATCTCTCCGTAGGCGGACAAACCGATGCGAAGGGCCTCCGACTCGGTCAGGTCGTCGATGACGGCCCCCCCCTTCACGCCGAGCCACACCGTCCTCCCCTCTTGCGCGAGGCGGGAGAGGAGCGGGACGTCGAAGGCCGCTTCCCCCGCATTGTCCAGCAGAACCCCGATCGTCCGGGCGCCAAGGATCGCCTCCCGGAGCCTGTCCGGGATGATCCGGGATCCGTTCTCCGCCGCGAGCCGCCCCAGCTCCCCCTCCATCGACTCCCGCTCGATGATCCCGGAATCCATGATGTTCCCGAACGCCGCCAGCCAGACGGCCGCCGCCATCGGATCCGCGGAGGCCGCGACGAGCGACTCCGCCTTCGAAGCCACTTCGGCGAACCGGCGAAACTCCCGTTCCTTCACGCCCTGGAAGGGGTCGTCGACCCCAAGCTCGCGCCGGACGGTCTCATGCAGGCGGCTGGCGATCTTCGCCGGGATCTCTTCTTCCGAACGGTCGGCGAGAATGGCCGCCACGCGGGCGGCCAGGGCCTTTCGCGCCGTTTCGGAAGCCCCGTGCGCGCGGGCCGCGAGATCCGCCTGCCGGAAGAAACAGGGGTAGCACTCCGGGGAGAGGGTGATCATCGGACCTCTTCGGCCGAGGCGGCGACCTCCTCGGCCATCCGGCGTCTGTGCGCCCCGATCTTCTCCCGGAGATCGGGGGAAGACAAGGCGAGGATCTGCGCGGCGAGGTGTCCGGCGTTCCGGGCCCCCGCTTTTCCGATCGCCATGGTCGCCACGGGAACCCCCGCCGGCATCTGGGCCGTCGCGAGAAGGGAATCGAACCCGAAAAGCGGCGAACCCGCCAGCGGCACGCCGATCACGGGGAGGACCGTCTCCGCGGCAACGAAGCCCGCGAGGTGCGCGGCGGCGCCGGCGCCGGCGATGATGACCGACACCCCTTCTTTCTCGGCCCGGCTCACGATCTCCCGGGTGCGTCCGGGGGAGCGGTGCGCCGATGCCACGGTCAGGGTGTAGGGAATCCCGAACTCGGACAGGACCCGGGCGGCTTCCCCCATCTCCTCCGCATCTGACTTGCTCCCCATGAGGATCAGGACTTTTCCCGCCATCGCCTATGCCCTTTCCCGCAGAAGCGCCCGTTTCCCGATATCGGTGCGGTAGTACGCTCCCTCCCAGTGAATGGTACCGGCCGCGCGATACCCCCGCTCGATCGCCTTCCGGATATCGTCGTCCACCGCGGTGACTCCGAGCACCCTTCCTCCGTTGTTGACCAGCTTCCCGTCCCGTATCGCCGTTCCCGCGTGGAAGACCTGGACGCCGCCCCCTCGTTCCGCCTCCTCGATGCCCGAGATCGGAAACCCCTTCCGGTAGGAACCGGGATATCCGCCCGAGGCCATCACGATGCAGACGGTCGGCCTCGGGTCGATCTCCATGACCGCATCGGTCAGCTTCCCCTGGGCGCACTGGACCAGGAGCGGCACGAGGTCGCTCGACAGACGCATGAACAGCGGCTGCGCCTCGGGGTCCCCGAAGCGCACGTTGAACTCGAGGACCTTCGGCACCCCCCGCTCGATCATCAGGCCGCCGTAGAGGATCCCCCGAAACGGCATCCCCTCGGCGCGCATCCCGGCCAGAAGCGGCTCGAAGATCTCCCCAAGGACTTTCCTCTCGACCTCGGGGGTCAGGACCGGCGCGGGGGAGTACGCTCCCATTCCGCCGGTGTTCGGCCCCGTGTCGCCGTCTCCGATCCGCTTATGGTCCTGGGAGGACGGCAGGGGGACGATCTTCTCCCCGTCGGTGAACACGATGTAGGACGCCTCCTCCCCCGTGAGGCACTCCTCGACGACCACCCGTTCCCCCGCGGCGCCGAATACCCGTTTCTCCATCACGTCGCGGAGGAAACCGACCGCCTCCTCGTACGTCCCCGCCACCGCCACCCCTTTCCCCGCCGCAAGACCGTCGGCCTTGATCACGACCGGCAATCGATGCGTGAGGACGTGCTGCTCCGCGTCGTCGTAGGAGTCGAACACCCGGAAATCCCCCGTGGGGATTCCGTATTTTGCCAGGATGTTCTTCGTGAACACCTTGGAGCTTTCGAGCTGCGCGGCGGCCCGGCTCGGCCCGCAGACCAGCAGCCCGTGCTTCTCCAGATCGTCGGTGAGGCCGGCTGCCAGGGGCGCCTCGGGCCCAACGACCGTCAGGTCCACCCGCTCCTTCACGGCGAAATCGACGATCCGGCCGGTCTCCTCCACCGGCACGGGGACGAGCTCCGCGTTCTTCGCCATCCCCGGGTTCCCCGGCGCGGCGAAAATCTTGCCCACCAGCGGACTCTGCGCGATCTTCCAGACGAGGGCGTGCTCGCGGCCCCCGCTTCCCACGACCAGAATCTTCATGCCCACCTGTCTTCTTCTCCCGGGCCGGCCGGATCAGTGACGGAAGTGACGAATCCCCGTGAACACCATCGCCATCCCGTGCTCGTCGGCCGCCGCGATCACCTCCGCGTCCCGCACCGACCCCCCCGGCTGAATGGCGGCGGTCGCCCCCGCCGCGGCCGCGGTATCGAGGCCGTCCCGGAAGGGGAAGAAGGCATCCGAGGCCACCACCGTCCCGGTTGTCGGGCGCTGAGCCTTCATCACGGCGATCTTGGCGGAGTCGACGCGGCTCATCTGCCCCGCCCCCACGCCGACCGTGCGGTCCTTGAGCGTAAAAACAATGGCGTTCGACTTGACGTGCTTGCACACTTTCCAGGCGAAGAGGAGGGCCTCGAGTTCCTCCTCCGTGGGGGCCCGTTTCGTCACCACCTTGAGGGACGCGGGGGACACGACGTGCCGGTCCCTCCCCTGGAAAAGGAGCCCCCCGCTCACCTTCTTCATCTCGTACCCGGGATGCCCGCTCCCCCGGAAGACCCCGCCCGTCTCGAGGAGACGGAGGTTGGCCTTCGCGGAGAGGATCTTGCGGGCCTCCTTGTCGTACGACGGGGCGATAACGGCCTCGAAGAAGGTCGACGCGACTTCCCTCGCCGTCTCGGCGTTCACCGTGCGGTTCAATCCGATGACCCCCCCGTAGGCCGAGACCGGGTCGCACTCCCTCGCCTTCTTGAAGGCGTCCACCAGCCGCCGCCGGGAGAGCCCCACGCCGGAGGGGTTCGTGTGCTTGATGATCGCCGCGGCGGGCTCCGGAAACTCCAGGGCGAGCTGGAGCGCCGCGTCGAGGTCCGCGATGTTGTTGTAGGAGAGCTCCTTCCCCTGGAGCTGCCTCGCCCCGCCGAGAGTGGGCTCGGCGGGGAGGCGGGAATCGGCGTAGAAGGCCGCGCTCTGGTGCGGGTTCTCTCCGTACCGGAGCGACTGGACCTTGCGCCACTGGCCGGTGAACGTCACCGGGTACTCGCCCCCTCCGTCCGCCACGCGCCCGAGGTAGTTGGAGACGGTGGCGTCGTACCGCGCCGTCAGGACGAAGGCCTTCCGGCCCAGGTCCGCGTGGGTGACGGGATCGAGATTGCCGTTCCCCTTCTTGAGCTTCCCGAGGATGTCGGGGTAGTCCGACGGGTCGGTGACCACCGCCACGTCCTGGAAGTTCTTGGCCGCGGAGCGCAGCATCGCCGGGCCGCCGATATCGATGTTCTCGATCGCCTCCTCGAGCGTGCAGTCCGGCTTCTCGATCTTCGCCTCGAACGGGTAGAGGTTGACCACCACCAGGTCGAACGGAACGATGCCGTGGGACGCGATCGTTTTCATGTGGGAGGCGTTCTTCCGGACCGCCAGGAGTCCGCCGTGAATCTTCGGGTTGAGCGTCTTCACCCGGCCGTCGAGCATCTCCGGGAAGCCGGTGTATTCCTCGATCAGCCGCACCGGGACCTTCTTCCCCCGGAGCAGCCCGGCCGTCCCTCCCGAGGCGAACAACTCCACTCCGAGGCGGGACAATCCTTTCGCGAAATCCACAACCCCCGATTTGTCGGAAACACTCAGGATCGCCCTGCGGATTCTCGCCATGGACCTTCGCCCTTCCTCTTTCCCATGAAATGTGCGGCTGGCTACGGCCTGATCGGCACGGCTCCCAATACGGTCTTCAGGTCCTCGTCCTCGAACTTGATCCCGAACCCGAAGAAGAGAGTGCGGAGATTCTTCTCGTCGTTGAGGACATCGTCCACGCCGCCCGTGATATAAAGGTTTTTCACGATATCATAGTTGCCGAACACCTTCAAACGCGGCGGCTGGTCCTTCCGGGCGAAGTCGAAGGCGTCCACGCCGATGCTCAAACGGTCTTTCATCAGATGGTAGTCGAGCCCCACCCCCCC
The sequence above is a segment of the Candidatus Deferrimicrobiaceae bacterium genome. Coding sequences within it:
- a CDS encoding DUF1015 domain-containing protein — protein: MSPFRGIHYDLSRVPDLSLVVSQPYDVISPEEQKALHRRHPRNIVWIDFGLDAEGDGPGVNKYTRGAASYRQWLSEGTLVRDTSPSLYYYEQEFSLSGRGVFVRKGFLGALRLSAFGEGVVLPHEKTHSRPKEDRLSLMHATEANTSPIFGLYSDPRDEAAKALREKMPGRPDFSVTDDLGVKHRMWRVTDPASLAAATEKMSDKSVFIADGHHRYETALAFRDERRRRHGAREDAAYEHVLMFLCNMDDEGIVILPTHRGIHSVPGFSEEDFVSRVRSHLAVETRPGTPEDALRAIGEAGRKGKAIAWSAGGGRFHIVSFPDAARFGEKNLSRFPPELRTLDVVLLHGFLLEQSLGITPEAVTAGQFVRYYKEAGKAVSDLERGELQAAFFLNPVTMGEFRDVSLSGHVLPQKATFFYPKILTGLLIFSVRGDESLPG
- a CDS encoding L-threonylcarbamoyladenylate synthase codes for the protein MTRLVRLDARSVSFLPAAVIKSLRGGGMVIYPTDTLYGLGVAPTSQKAIGRLLSAKGREGGKPIPLLLDEPARTFSLARSIPRGATRLMEKFWPGALTIVLPAAPGLTEAVTGGTGTVGLRVPDHPVARTLAKAAGGAITGTSANRSGNPGLWRTAEEIVNEFTGDVDWILWDGPSPASGGEEIPLLPHGSTVVLVEEDDVLLLREGVIPFRTITDFLGKG
- a CDS encoding ARMT1-like domain-containing protein, producing the protein MITLSPECYPCFFRQADLAARAHGASETARKALAARVAAILADRSEEEIPAKIASRLHETVRRELGVDDPFQGVKEREFRRFAEVASKAESLVAASADPMAAAVWLAAFGNIMDSGIIERESMEGELGRLAAENGSRIIPDRLREAILGARTIGVLLDNAGEAAFDVPLLSRLAQEGRTVWLGVKGGAVIDDLTESEALRIGLSAYGEIVSNGNRGVGTDLGLCSREFRDRIMLSDLILSKGQANFETLFGRVRNAFFLFRCKCPVVSRVLGRPEGDLIVLDGDGAG
- the purE gene encoding 5-(carboxyamino)imidazole ribonucleotide mutase, whose protein sequence is MAGKVLILMGSKSDAEEMGEAARVLSEFGIPYTLTVASAHRSPGRTREIVSRAEKEGVSVIIAGAGAAAHLAGFVAAETVLPVIGVPLAGSPLFGFDSLLATAQMPAGVPVATMAIGKAGARNAGHLAAQILALSSPDLREKIGAHRRRMAEEVAASAEEVR
- the purD gene encoding phosphoribosylamine--glycine ligase, which translates into the protein MKILVVGSGGREHALVWKIAQSPLVGKIFAAPGNPGMAKNAELVPVPVEETGRIVDFAVKERVDLTVVGPEAPLAAGLTDDLEKHGLLVCGPSRAAAQLESSKVFTKNILAKYGIPTGDFRVFDSYDDAEQHVLTHRLPVVIKADGLAAGKGVAVAGTYEEAVGFLRDVMEKRVFGAAGERVVVEECLTGEEASYIVFTDGEKIVPLPSSQDHKRIGDGDTGPNTGGMGAYSPAPVLTPEVERKVLGEIFEPLLAGMRAEGMPFRGILYGGLMIERGVPKVLEFNVRFGDPEAQPLFMRLSSDLVPLLVQCAQGKLTDAVMEIDPRPTVCIVMASGGYPGSYRKGFPISGIEEAERGGGVQVFHAGTAIRDGKLVNNGGRVLGVTAVDDDIRKAIERGYRAAGTIHWEGAYYRTDIGKRALLRERA
- the purH gene encoding bifunctional phosphoribosylaminoimidazolecarboxamide formyltransferase/IMP cyclohydrolase produces the protein MARIRRAILSVSDKSGVVDFAKGLSRLGVELFASGGTAGLLRGKKVPVRLIEEYTGFPEMLDGRVKTLNPKIHGGLLAVRKNASHMKTIASHGIVPFDLVVVNLYPFEAKIEKPDCTLEEAIENIDIGGPAMLRSAAKNFQDVAVVTDPSDYPDILGKLKKGNGNLDPVTHADLGRKAFVLTARYDATVSNYLGRVADGGGEYPVTFTGQWRKVQSLRYGENPHQSAAFYADSRLPAEPTLGGARQLQGKELSYNNIADLDAALQLALEFPEPAAAIIKHTNPSGVGLSRRRLVDAFKKARECDPVSAYGGVIGLNRTVNAETAREVASTFFEAVIAPSYDKEARKILSAKANLRLLETGGVFRGSGHPGYEMKKVSGGLLFQGRDRHVVSPASLKVVTKRAPTEEELEALLFAWKVCKHVKSNAIVFTLKDRTVGVGAGQMSRVDSAKIAVMKAQRPTTGTVVASDAFFPFRDGLDTAAAAGATAAIQPGGSVRDAEVIAAADEHGMAMVFTGIRHFRH